A window of Companilactobacillus allii genomic DNA:
GTCATTACCTTAACGAACGGAAAGGTAAGTAAACAAGTTCAAAATGGTGTCAAATAAGCAATATTTAAGTTTTCTTAATAATTCATTTCACTAAGGTCTGTAATGATACAATTCACTTGGTGGAATCAGTATATTGTCGTCTCCGAGAATTACGAATGGAGGCGGCTTTTTTTGTCCTCAAATTTACAGTAAAAACGTGTGAAAATGCACAATTTCTTTCGCTTAATAAAAATAATGGAGTTGTGACAGAACTATTTTTCTACTCAAATTTGCAGTGAAAACGTCTCATTTACAGCCTGAGCGATGGCAATTTTGACATGTGCAAATGATAGGCCACCTTGAATGTATAGTGAATAAGGTGGACGAAGTGGACCATCAGACGACAATTCAATAGTTGAACCCTCAGTAAAACTTCCTGATGCCATAATAACGTCATCTACATATCCATCTTGGTGACTAGGAATCGGATCAACAAATGAATTCATCGGTGAAAAATGTTGAATGGCAGCACAGAACTTAATCATGGACTCTGACTCTCCAAATGTAACAGTCTGAACGATATCGGTTCTTTTAGCATCCCATCTTGGAGAGACTGACATTCCCATTTCTTCTAATAAGGCTGCAGTAAAAATTGTTCCTTTCAATGCCTCACCCGTTGTATGTGCAGCCATGAAAAATCCTTGATAGAAATCACGAAGATACGCATAAGTTGCGCCCTCTCCTTTACCAGCACCAGGAACAGTCAACCTAGCACCGGCCCCTTCAATGAGATCCTTTCGACCGACAATATAGGCACCACTCTTAACAATTCCGGCACCAGCATTTTTGTATAATGAACCTGCCATTAAATCTGCACCATAGAATGTAGGTTCCTCGGTTTCGGAAAACTCACCATAGCAATTATCAACGAATATAACCGCATTAGGTGCATATTTCTTAATTACCTTAATCATTTTTGCAATTTTAGCAACAGTGAAACTATCACGAACAGCATATCCACGTGAGCGTTGTAACGCCACAACCTTTATTGATTTATTTTCTTTAAGTGTCTTAATAGCACTATCAAAATCAACCTCACCGTTATCTAGTAAAGGAGTATAGTCAAAGTCAATTCCGTATTCTTTCATGGTACCAGGATTATTTCCAGCAATCCCTATAACTTCTTGGATAGTATCATAAGGCATACCAGTCATGTAATATAACGTATCCTTCGGACGTAAAATACTGAATAACGAAGTTGTTATAGCATGTGTACCAGAGGCTAATTGTGAACGTACTAATGCATCATCAGCCTTAAAATAACCGGCATAAATTTTTTCGATTTTGTCCCTACCCGGGTCATCATAACCATATCCAGTGGAACCAATCAAATCTTCTTCAGCAACACGATTTTCTCTAAAAAGATTTAGAACACGTTGTTGATTATATAAGACCTGCTCGTCAACTTCCTTTAGTTTGGGTTCTATCATTGTTTCAACTTTGGTAATTTTATTTTGAAGATCGTTTGGTAAATCTTCTTTCCATGAAAAATTCATTGTTTTCTCCTCTATTAGTTCGATAATACTTCCGCTTGAGCGTAATAATTCCCATTTTCGTCCTTATTTATATATACACCTTGGATCTCAGGTACAAATCCAGGGAATCTATTCATAGCTCCAATAAGTACATTGAAATACTTAACATCAATTTCTTGCCATTTCTCACCCGGAGCAACAATAAATACACCAGGTGGATATGGTAGAGCGCCTTCTAACGCAACCTTACCAACGATATTATTCAAATTTTCCAATTCACTTTCATTTTTCATGAATAACTTATCTGCATGTTGCGGTGTTATCTTATAATTTTGCATATCCGGTTTCTCAAATAATGCTTGTTGCAACTTGTATGTTTTATTATCCCCATAATATTTATGTATTTCATTACATAATTGTTGAATGGAATAATCCTTATATCTATCTGAATATTGTGAATAAAGCTTAGGAAGAACTTCTTTTAATGGTGCATCTTTGAAATATAAATCTTCAAATTCAAGAAGCGCATTCATCAATTCATCTAAATCACTTTTTTTATCTCCAGGTGTCAATAAAAATAGTAGGGAATTTAAATCATCCTTAGCTCTAATAATACGTTTTTCAGTTAGGAATGCAGCGACCACTTGTCCAGGAATCCCTTTATCATCATAGATTCCGCTTTCACTGTCAATTCCTGGTGTAACGATGGTTATTTTTAGCGGGTCCAAAACTACCTCATTATTCACAATTTTTTTAAACCCGTGCCACATGTCATCAGCAGTTAATTTCCAATATTTATTATCAGTTGATAAATCATTTGTAGGGATATTTTTCCACGAAACTCCGTTGATTTCTTTTGGAACTAATGGCTTAAATAACTTAGATTTCTTAAGTAATTCTTTACGCCATTTTATTCCGTTAATTAGTGTATTTTGCCACAAATCATTAATCACTGGACTAGCAGCCATGTAGGCATTAACCGTCAAGGAAGCATACACCGGATAAGAATAACTAGAGGTAACGTATTTTAGATAGGCATTATTAAAATGCTTATGGTCAACATAACGTTTTTGGCCCTTAATATGACTATCCTTCTTTAAAATCTGAGAAGTTTGCCCCAATCCAGCTTGTTGTTTATGAATAGATTGCGTAACCAAAATACCTGGATCATTTGGTCCGTAACTATACGAAAGTGGTGAAAGGTCTTTTAATAATGGCACAAATTGCTCATACCCTCCCCACGCACAGTCAAAGAGAATATAATCACATAATCCACCAATCTTATCTAATATCCATTTTGCATTATAAAATATTCCGTCATACGTTTCTAGCTGTAAAATTGCCAATCGAAACGGACGTTTTTCTTTAGCTTTCACAGGATCAACCTTACTGATTTCCTTACGAATATTGGCTTCATCAAAAAACTTAGGATCCATCTCCCCAATTAATCCTAAGGGATTGCGATCAGCTGGAATATATACTGGCTTGGCTCCACTCATAACTAATGCACTATTGTATAACGACTTATGATTATTCCTATCAAATAAAACCAGATCATCAGATGTCAAAAGAGCACTTGCACAAATCGAGTTTGAACTAGTAGTCCCATTTGTACAAAAGTAGACCTTATCAGCATTATATGCTTCAGCAGCTTTCTGCTCTGCTGTTAACGGGGTACCTTCATGAGTCATAGTATCGCCTAATTCTTCAACGGTATCACTCGTATCAGCATAAAGCATATTCTTACCAAAAAAACGATCAAAAACAACGCCAGCAGGATGTTGCTCATAAAATTGTCCGTTATGGTGTCCTGGCGTAGTGAAGCTAACTGGTCTGTCATCAGCAAATTTAATTAAATCTATTAAAAATGATGGGATATTTTTAGATTCATATTCTTTGATTTTATTCTCAATTCTAACTTGAGTATCATGAATTGTATCATTTGGCTCAACAATAATTATTGGAATATTAAACCCAGAATCACTTACTAATCTATTCGCCACATCACTATTTTCATCAGTTTTCAAAACAACTGCGGCCAATTCTTGTGCCACAGTATCTTCAGAAATGGTAGTTACCTCCCAATTTCTAGGCAGATATTCGTGCACTGATTCTGTCGCAGCTATCTTTAAATAATTCATAGCATCCCTCTATTCTCAAATTAATTTCAGAAAACACTATGCAAAAGCATAAATGTTTCATACAATTAATTGTTGGAAATTATTTTAATTATCAAATATAATTCCCTCTAGTTATTGATTATTATATATGTTGGGACAATAAACAAGTGGAATATCATACTTTTTGGCTTTGTCATAAGCCACCAAAAACTCACTCTTCTTAAAAAGAAATTAAAATACAAGGAGAGTTTACATGAATGATTTAAATATGGATCCAAAACCTCATTATATGAAGTGGCAAGTAATTGCCCTTTTGGATTTTGTTACAATTATTAGTTTTGAAAATATTTTTTACCCTTTCCAAAATCAAGGTTTATCAGTAGTTGTCTCGTGGATTTTCTTACTATTTGCCTATGTTATTCCCTATGAATTAATCGTTAGTCAAATGAGTTTGACCTTTGATAATCAAAGTGGTGGCTTAGCTTCCTGGGTACGACACGGTAGTAATGATACCTTAGGATATTGGACATCTTGGATGTATTGGATTCAAAGTGTTCCATACATTGTGGATGTTTCTAATTCAGTCATTGTTTCATTTAGTTGGATTATCTTCGGGAATAATAGTCTCGATAGACGGATGTCTACCTTTTCTTTTGGATTATTAACTTTCGTTATAATATTGATTTTCATTTTACTAGAAAACGTTTTTAAAAATTCACTTGAAGTTCTTTCACTTATCGGTGGTGGTGCAATGTTTGTAATGTCAGTGTTGTTTGTTCTTTTAGCTGGATATGCAGTGACACACGGCGCACATATTGCTACACAACCAATGAATTGGGCAGCTTTTAAGCCAACATTCAGTTTAAAATATTTCTCGACCACTGGATTATTGATTTTTGCCATGTCTGGTGCTGAACTTGCTGCACCATATATTGTGCAAATGCGTGATCCCAAGCATGAATTTCCAAAAGCTATGTGGTTACTTGCATTAATGACAGCATTTCTAACTATCTTTGGTACTTTGTCATTGGCCGTATTCTTCAATGCCAATCACATTCCTCATGATTTCAAAATGAATGGTCCCTACTATGCTTTCCATCTACTTGGCCAAAGTTTAGGAGTCGGCAAGTTATTGATGTACATATTTGCCGTTGTTCAAGCTATTTTCATGATGGCTCAACTTGCAGTCTTACTCGATGCATCTAGTCGTGTCTTTGCGGGTGATGTCGCTGATAAATTCATGCCAAAATGGTTAACAAAAACCAATAAGAATGGGCGTCCAATTCATAGTTACACTATGACCACAGGATTAAGTCTATTTCTACTATTATTAACAGGTACCTTGCCAAATATTAATACTATATATAATTGGTTATTAAACATTAATGGAATTATTTCCCCATATAAAACTTGCTGGGTATTCTTTGCCTTTATTGCCGTACGTTGGCAAGATAAGAAATTCCATTCAGAATATACTTTTATTAAAAATAGAACCGGTGCACTTCTTGTTGGTGGTTGGTGTCTAGCATTCACTTTTGTCTGTGCTACCCTAGGTTTCATCCCTCAGGAAGCAGCTTTTGGAACTAAGTTATTTGATCACCAATTATTATTGAATTTCATAACGGTTATCGTATTATTCGGTATGGGATTCGTTATGCCTATTCTACGTAAACACGAAATAAATAAAGAACTTAATTAATAATTACAACTTTACTAATCCAAATATATCTAATTAGTTGCTTTTTAAGATATATTAATCTAACATAAGTAAGATTAATCAGCTATCGCCAATTTCGGCGATAGTTTTTTTAAGCGCAAATTTGCTTTTGGGAGGGGGATTACATGGAAAAAAACAAAAAGTCCATTTATATTTTAATATTTAGTAACTTCTTGATTTGTTTGGGGATTGGATTGGTAATACCTGTTACACCATTTATCAAGAATGAGTTCCATTACACAACATCACAAATGGGGGTAATGACTTCATTATTTGCTTTTGCACAATTCATTGCCTCACCTATTGTAGGGAGAATGTCAGATAAAGTCGGTCGTAAACCTGTTATAGTCTTAGGACTATTCACATATATGATATCTGAATTCATCTTCGCAGTTGCTACGACCCTACCCATATTTAATCTATCTAGAATAATTGGTGGATTATCCGCCGCCATGGTAATTCCTACCTCAATGGCACTTGGTTCAGACTTAACTACACTAAAGGATCGTGCTAAGGTCATTGGTTGGCTTTCAGCTGCTTTTAGTGGTGGATTGATCCTTGGACCAGGACTGGGTGGAATTCTAGCTGGAATAAGCTATAAGACACCGTTTTGGGTAGCTGGTGTCTTAGCCATTACAAGTTGTATCTTTACACAGATCTTTCTTAAGGAAAGTAGAGAAACTATTGAGATCGAACATAAAGAAGAAGCTAAACTTAACAAAGGCAAGTCCTCAATCATCTCAATTCTAACCGTTCCAATGGTTGTATTATTTGGAATGATTCTAGTTTCATCCTTTGGACTACAAGGCTTTGAAAGTATTTATAGTATTTATGTAAATCAAGTTTTCAACTTTGGATTGGGAACGATTGCACTAGTTTTAACATTGAATGGTATTATTTCTTTGATTTTACAAGTAGTCGCTTTTAACTGGCTCATTAATAAAATTGGCGAAATGGGACTTATTAGCTACTGTTTCCTACTCAGTGCAGTTTGTGTATTTTGGATAACTCGCGCACATACAACAGTAGAAGTAATAGTCGCTACACTTGTTATTTTCTCATCATTCGATTTACTAAGACCTGCGATAACGACTCTTTTAACCAAGTCTAGTAAGGCCAATCAAGGACTTATAAATGGAATGAATATGTCATTAACAAGTATCGGTAATGTCATTGGACCATTGATGTCCGGAGCTTTAATGGATTGGAATACACATTATCCATATATCGTTGTTGCAATAATATTGATATTCTCGTATTTCCTAACATTTATTGTCAAACGTTTCCCGTTAGTTTCCGCAGAAGAGTGAAAGTGTTTCACCATTGGGTTATCATATGCCAGCTATACCGACAGTGATAATCTATTTTTTTAATCATTTATTATTAACCACAAAAAAAGCACCCCTGAGATTGTTTCCTCAGAAGTGCCCTTATCTATCTCTATCAAATGCATATTCAGTAACTCTTTATTTACGCCAAATCAAAGTGATTTCTGATTCACCAGTATCCTTGTCTATGCCTTCAGCTTTAATGGAGAAACCATTGACCCGATAAAAATTAATTGCCTTAAAGTTCTTTACATAACAGTTAATGATAAGATCATCATGTAATTCTTTAACATAGTCGAATAATTCTTTGCCAATTCCTTTACTACGAAATTCTTTCTTAACAAAAACTCCTTCGATATAATTACCATTTAAACCAATAAATCCAGCAATGTCCTGATCATTCTTATAAACATAAACTTCAGCGTTATTTAATCGTTCTTTTACTACTGGAAAATTTCTTTTCCAATATTTTGCATTGATAAAGTTGTGTGCATCCAAATTACCCTCCAACCAAATATCAGCGACAGAGTCAATTTCATTGGGTGTTATTTTTTCAATCATTTTTAAATATATCCCCTAGCAATAAAAAATTTGATGTGCTATCATTCTATGATAAATCAATACACCGCCGGGTGTCACTAAAAAAAGTATTCTTTATAATTCCATTAGGCCATTGAAGGAATTGTAAGGGATACTTTATTTTTTTGCTCAAATTTGGGCAAAATTAAAAGGAGAAAATAATATGAATTGGATTTACTTAATCATCGCAGGAATATTTGAAGTATTTTGGGCTTATATGATGAAACTAAGTCACGGATTCACAAAAATAAACTTCACCGTTTTTACTATCTTGGGAATGCTTGTCAGTTTCATCCTATTGGCTAAAGCAACAAAGACCTTGCCATTGAGCATAGCTTATCCAGTTTGGACCGGAATTGGCGCAATCGGATCTATCTTAGTTGGATTCTTTATTTTCGGAGATAAAATATCACCAATCACTTGGGTATTTATAATATTATTACTGATCAGTATCATTGGAATCAAAATAACGACTAGTAACTAATGTGAAACAAAAAAGAATGAAATCAACGGGATAACAATAATTATCATCCCTGTAATCCACCAATAATACTTCAATATTGCAAGAAACTCCCTAATCATTGCACTAGGCAAAAAGAATAATGAAGTAGGAGCACCAATTCCATCCGCCTCCATACCTACTTTGTTGGCAAGTATACTAGCACGCAAGACATGATAGTTGCTGGTTGAAAAGACAACTCGTGGTTCGTTCTCTGTCTTCCAATCTGCTAATATCAATGTCCGTGAGTTCTTCATATTTTCTAAAGTACTAGTTGATTTATCTTCTATTATAATTTTATCTTTAGGAATACCTACAGATATTAGATAGTTTCTCATCGCCTTTGCCTCTGAGATAGACTCATCAAAACCCTGTCCACCACTGACGACGAACTTAGCTGTGTCACTATATCCGTGATAGTATTGGATCCCCTTGTCGATCCTACTTTTTAACAACGGCGTAACCGCCCCATCCTTGATCCATGCGCCCAAAATGACGATATAATTAGCATTTGATAACTTTGGCATCATTTGAATGATAAAGGAATAACCAGCGTATCCAAAAAATATGATTGAAAATATCACATCTATCCAACTGACTGAAAAAATAATCATCTCTAAATAACCAGGTAGATTGAATCTAGTGTACATATAAAAGAAAACAAGTATTATTGCTAAATTAACTCCAAATATTGCCGAAAGTTGACCGGTGAATGTCTTTCCTTCTCTGG
This region includes:
- a CDS encoding aminotransferase class I/II-fold pyridoxal phosphate-dependent enzyme, with translation MNFSWKEDLPNDLQNKITKVETMIEPKLKEVDEQVLYNQQRVLNLFRENRVAEEDLIGSTGYGYDDPGRDKIEKIYAGYFKADDALVRSQLASGTHAITTSLFSILRPKDTLYYMTGMPYDTIQEVIGIAGNNPGTMKEYGIDFDYTPLLDNGEVDFDSAIKTLKENKSIKVVALQRSRGYAVRDSFTVAKIAKMIKVIKKYAPNAVIFVDNCYGEFSETEEPTFYGADLMAGSLYKNAGAGIVKSGAYIVGRKDLIEGAGARLTVPGAGKGEGATYAYLRDFYQGFFMAAHTTGEALKGTIFTAALLEEMGMSVSPRWDAKRTDIVQTVTFGESESMIKFCAAIQHFSPMNSFVDPIPSHQDGYVDDVIMASGSFTEGSTIELSSDGPLRPPYSLYIQGGLSFAHVKIAIAQAVNETFSLQI
- a CDS encoding putative ornithine decarboxylase codes for the protein MNYLKIAATESVHEYLPRNWEVTTISEDTVAQELAAVVLKTDENSDVANRLVSDSGFNIPIIIVEPNDTIHDTQVRIENKIKEYESKNIPSFLIDLIKFADDRPVSFTTPGHHNGQFYEQHPAGVVFDRFFGKNMLYADTSDTVEELGDTMTHEGTPLTAEQKAAEAYNADKVYFCTNGTTSSNSICASALLTSDDLVLFDRNNHKSLYNSALVMSGAKPVYIPADRNPLGLIGEMDPKFFDEANIRKEISKVDPVKAKEKRPFRLAILQLETYDGIFYNAKWILDKIGGLCDYILFDCAWGGYEQFVPLLKDLSPLSYSYGPNDPGILVTQSIHKQQAGLGQTSQILKKDSHIKGQKRYVDHKHFNNAYLKYVTSSYSYPVYASLTVNAYMAASPVINDLWQNTLINGIKWRKELLKKSKLFKPLVPKEINGVSWKNIPTNDLSTDNKYWKLTADDMWHGFKKIVNNEVVLDPLKITIVTPGIDSESGIYDDKGIPGQVVAAFLTEKRIIRAKDDLNSLLFLLTPGDKKSDLDELMNALLEFEDLYFKDAPLKEVLPKLYSQYSDRYKDYSIQQLCNEIHKYYGDNKTYKLQQALFEKPDMQNYKITPQHADKLFMKNESELENLNNIVGKVALEGALPYPPGVFIVAPGEKWQEIDVKYFNVLIGAMNRFPGFVPEIQGVYINKDENGNYYAQAEVLSN
- a CDS encoding APC family permease: MNDLNMDPKPHYMKWQVIALLDFVTIISFENIFYPFQNQGLSVVVSWIFLLFAYVIPYELIVSQMSLTFDNQSGGLASWVRHGSNDTLGYWTSWMYWIQSVPYIVDVSNSVIVSFSWIIFGNNSLDRRMSTFSFGLLTFVIILIFILLENVFKNSLEVLSLIGGGAMFVMSVLFVLLAGYAVTHGAHIATQPMNWAAFKPTFSLKYFSTTGLLIFAMSGAELAAPYIVQMRDPKHEFPKAMWLLALMTAFLTIFGTLSLAVFFNANHIPHDFKMNGPYYAFHLLGQSLGVGKLLMYIFAVVQAIFMMAQLAVLLDASSRVFAGDVADKFMPKWLTKTNKNGRPIHSYTMTTGLSLFLLLLTGTLPNINTIYNWLLNINGIISPYKTCWVFFAFIAVRWQDKKFHSEYTFIKNRTGALLVGGWCLAFTFVCATLGFIPQEAAFGTKLFDHQLLLNFITVIVLFGMGFVMPILRKHEINKELN
- a CDS encoding MFS transporter, translated to MEKNKKSIYILIFSNFLICLGIGLVIPVTPFIKNEFHYTTSQMGVMTSLFAFAQFIASPIVGRMSDKVGRKPVIVLGLFTYMISEFIFAVATTLPIFNLSRIIGGLSAAMVIPTSMALGSDLTTLKDRAKVIGWLSAAFSGGLILGPGLGGILAGISYKTPFWVAGVLAITSCIFTQIFLKESRETIEIEHKEEAKLNKGKSSIISILTVPMVVLFGMILVSSFGLQGFESIYSIYVNQVFNFGLGTIALVLTLNGIISLILQVVAFNWLINKIGEMGLISYCFLLSAVCVFWITRAHTTVEVIVATLVIFSSFDLLRPAITTLLTKSSKANQGLINGMNMSLTSIGNVIGPLMSGALMDWNTHYPYIVVAIILIFSYFLTFIVKRFPLVSAEE
- a CDS encoding GNAT family N-acetyltransferase gives rise to the protein MIEKITPNEIDSVADIWLEGNLDAHNFINAKYWKRNFPVVKERLNNAEVYVYKNDQDIAGFIGLNGNYIEGVFVKKEFRSKGIGKELFDYVKELHDDLIINCYVKNFKAINFYRVNGFSIKAEGIDKDTGESEITLIWRK
- a CDS encoding DMT family transporter, producing MNWIYLIIAGIFEVFWAYMMKLSHGFTKINFTVFTILGMLVSFILLAKATKTLPLSIAYPVWTGIGAIGSILVGFFIFGDKISPITWVFIILLLISIIGIKITTSN
- a CDS encoding YdcF family protein — its product is MAFAIATAIGSIVFLIINTNVMKSREGKTFTGQLSAIFGVNLAIILVFFYMYTRFNLPGYLEMIIFSVSWIDVIFSIIFFGYAGYSFIIQMMPKLSNANYIVILGAWIKDGAVTPLLKSRIDKGIQYYHGYSDTAKFVVSGGQGFDESISEAKAMRNYLISVGIPKDKIIIEDKSTSTLENMKNSRTLILADWKTENEPRVVFSTSNYHVLRASILANKVGMEADGIGAPTSLFFLPSAMIREFLAILKYYWWITGMIIIVIPLISFFFVSH